A genomic stretch from Flavobacterium humidisoli includes:
- the secG gene encoding preprotein translocase subunit SecG, with the protein MSTFSIFLVLITIVCFLLIIVIMVQNPKGGGLSSTISGTQMLGGVQKTTDFLDKSTWTLATVLIVLILLSSLSFSGSLSDTDSKIIDKTEAPVNTPAAPAQGTTPAPATPAPAK; encoded by the coding sequence ATGAGCACATTTTCAATTTTTTTAGTTTTAATTACAATAGTTTGTTTTCTATTGATCATCGTTATCATGGTACAAAACCCTAAAGGAGGCGGATTGTCTTCTACTATCAGCGGAACGCAAATGTTAGGTGGAGTACAAAAAACAACTGACTTTTTAGATAAAAGTACTTGGACTTTAGCTACTGTTTTAATTGTGTTAATTTTACTTTCTAGCTTAAGCTTCTCTGGATCTTTAAGCGATACAGATTCTAAAATCATTGATAAAACTGAAGCTCCAGTAAATACACCTGCAGCTCCAGCACAAGGAACTACTCCTGCTCCTGCAACACCAGCACCAGCAAAATAA